A region of Dermabacter vaginalis DNA encodes the following proteins:
- the guaA gene encoding glutamine-hydrolyzing GMP synthase — protein MNDNQLSTQQDPVLVVDFGAQYAQLIARRVREANIYSEVVPNSMSASEILAKNPKALILSGGPSSVYADGAPKLDPALLEAGIPVLGLCYGFQAIAQALGGKVAPTGTREYGATLLTEIQGDSVLLAGQDLHQNVWMSHGDSVHKAPDGFDVIAVSAGSPVAAFENRERRIFGVQWHPEVKHSERGQEILENFLYRGAGITPEWTMSNVIDEQVELIRNQIGEDGTAICALSGGVDSAVAAALVQRAIGDRLTCVYVNHGLMRLRESEEIERAFSGSTGGAKLVVVDAEERFLTALAGVTDPEQKRKIIGREFIRVFEQAQEDILREQGVVDGGEARRKAFLVQGTLYPDVVESGGGDGTSNIKSHHNVGGLPDDLTFELVEPLRQLFKDEVRAVGSQLGLPDEIVWRQPFPGPGLGIRIIGEVTKDRLDTLRAADAIAREELTLAGLDRDIWQCPVVLLADVRSVGVQGDHRTYGHPIVLRPVTSDDAMTADWAKVPYDVLSKISTRITNEVDDINRVTLDVTSKPPGTIEWE, from the coding sequence ATGAACGACAACCAGCTCAGCACCCAGCAAGACCCGGTCCTCGTCGTCGATTTTGGTGCGCAGTACGCGCAGCTCATCGCGCGCCGCGTGCGCGAGGCGAACATTTACTCCGAGGTCGTCCCGAACTCGATGAGCGCGAGCGAGATCCTCGCGAAGAACCCGAAAGCGCTGATTCTCTCCGGCGGCCCCAGCTCCGTGTACGCCGATGGCGCCCCGAAGCTCGACCCCGCGCTCCTCGAGGCGGGCATCCCCGTTCTCGGCCTGTGCTACGGCTTCCAAGCTATTGCGCAGGCTCTCGGTGGAAAGGTTGCCCCCACGGGCACGCGCGAATACGGCGCGACCCTGCTCACTGAAATCCAGGGCGATTCCGTTCTGCTTGCGGGCCAGGATCTCCACCAGAACGTGTGGATGAGCCACGGCGACAGCGTGCACAAAGCACCCGACGGTTTCGACGTGATCGCTGTTTCCGCGGGCTCACCCGTTGCGGCTTTCGAAAACCGCGAACGGCGCATCTTCGGCGTCCAGTGGCACCCCGAAGTCAAGCACTCGGAGCGCGGCCAAGAAATCCTCGAGAACTTCCTCTACCGCGGCGCCGGCATCACGCCCGAATGGACGATGTCCAACGTCATCGACGAACAGGTCGAGCTGATCCGCAACCAGATCGGCGAAGACGGCACCGCCATTTGCGCCCTGAGCGGCGGCGTCGACTCCGCCGTTGCCGCGGCCCTCGTGCAGCGTGCGATCGGCGACCGCCTCACGTGCGTGTACGTCAACCACGGCCTCATGCGCCTTCGCGAATCCGAAGAGATCGAGCGTGCCTTCAGCGGCTCTACGGGTGGCGCAAAGCTTGTCGTGGTCGATGCCGAGGAACGCTTCCTCACCGCGCTCGCGGGCGTTACCGACCCAGAGCAAAAGCGCAAGATCATCGGCCGCGAATTCATCCGCGTGTTCGAGCAGGCGCAGGAAGATATCCTGCGTGAACAGGGAGTTGTTGATGGCGGCGAGGCGCGCCGCAAGGCCTTCCTCGTGCAGGGCACGCTCTACCCCGACGTTGTCGAGTCGGGTGGCGGCGATGGCACCTCCAACATCAAGAGCCACCACAACGTGGGCGGTCTCCCCGACGATCTGACCTTCGAACTTGTGGAGCCGCTTCGCCAGCTTTTCAAGGACGAGGTGCGCGCCGTTGGCTCGCAGCTTGGCCTTCCCGACGAGATCGTGTGGCGCCAGCCGTTCCCCGGCCCGGGCCTTGGCATTCGCATCATCGGCGAGGTGACGAAGGATCGCCTCGACACGCTCCGTGCCGCCGATGCCATCGCGCGCGAAGAACTTACCCTCGCTGGCCTCGACCGCGACATTTGGCAGTGCCCCGTCGTGCTTCTTGCCGACGTGCGCTCCGTGGGCGTCCAGGGCGACCACCGCACCTACGGTCACCCGATTGTGCTGCGCCCCGTGACGTCTGACGACGCGATGACCGCCGACTGGGCGAAAGTTCCCTACGACGTGCTTTCAAAGATCTCGACGCGCATCACGAACGAAGTCGACGACATCAACCGCGTGACCCTCGACGTGACGAGCAAGCCGCCAGGCACGATCGAGTGGGAGTAA